From the genome of Ptychodera flava strain L36383 chromosome 22, AS_Pfla_20210202, whole genome shotgun sequence, one region includes:
- the LOC139123065 gene encoding polycystin-1-like protein 3 isoform X2 codes for MLDTDPPPPAEQTFVRGIFLEVQNVTYFGFVIEIHQLFHAVIIWFEHSQAVFGNTTAYVFNKRPNCTDSCRGYQFSVVVTFHGDYSTIFMPEHYFLRSGEYYVTFTTQKYDDITLLVSVKRPMCSYLSNQQETWRSDGCQVSPASNITSTLCLCNHLTAFAQPLISHPSVYSGLR; via the exons ATGCTTGATACAGACCCTCCCCCACCAGCAGAGCAGACCTTCGTACGAGGCATCTTCCTTGAAGTTCAGAATGTTACTTACTTTGGCTTCGTTATCGAG ATACACCAGTTATTCCACGCAGTCATTATCTGGTTTGAGCACTCTCAAGCTGTGTTTGGCAATACCACGGCTTATGTATTCAATAAGCGGCCGAATTGTACTGATAGTTGTCGTGGCTACCAGTTTTCTGTTGTCGTCACGTTCCACGGTGATTATTCCACGATCTTCATGCCAGAGCACTACTTTCTCAGATCTGGGGAGTATTATGTGACCTTCACGACACAAAAGT ATGACGATATTACGTTGTTAGTGAGTGTCAAGCGACCAATGTGCAGTTACCTAAGTAATCAGCAGGAAACATGGAGGAGTGACGGATGTCAG GTATCCCCGGCATCGAACATCACTTCTACTCTGTGCCTGTGCAATCATCTAACCGCGTTCGCCCAGCCACTTATCAGCCACCCTTCAgtttacagtggtttgcgttga